One stretch of Arachis duranensis cultivar V14167 chromosome 1, aradu.V14167.gnm2.J7QH, whole genome shotgun sequence DNA includes these proteins:
- the LOC107464946 gene encoding UDP-glucose flavonoid 3-O-glucosyltransferase 7-like has protein sequence MESHSPYLDEQRQQPLRIYFIPFLAAGHILPLSDIARVFAARGHHVTIITTPSNAQIIRTSTPHHPNFLLHTVPFPSQELGLPDGIENLSDTFDDDTFMKVFNGMDTLREPIEHFLGRHPPDCIVADFMFPWVEDLANKLRVPRLVFNGFSLFAICAVESFRAHPVPPDASPPFLIHDFPHTVTMNATPPTLLREVLESTLEAELRSHGIILNNFVELDGEEYVQYYERTTGHKVWHLGPACLLHGTAEEKAERGQKSVLSVQKCMSWLDSKNPNSVVYICFGSLCCFPDCQLYEIACAVEASGCEFIWVVREKEGKEEEEEMKEKWLPKGFEERNSKKGIIIRGWAPQVLILRHSAVGGFLSHCGWNSTVEAISAGVPMITWPMHSEQFYNEKLITEVRGVGVEVGVDEWRSTGYGQREKVVGRGRIEVAIRRLMDGGNESQEIRVRAQELGKKARAAVQEGGSSFNNFTALIDELKRLRDCKHED, from the coding sequence ATGGAAAGTCATTCTCCTTATCTTGATGAACAGAGGCAGCAGCCACTAAGAATCTACTTCATCCCATTCCTCGCAGCCGGTCACATTCTCCCTCTCAGCGACATAGCAAGAGTCTTCGCCGCACGTGGCCACCACGTGACCATCATCACTACCCCCTCCAACGCCCAAATCATCCGCACCTCCACCCCCCACCATCCCAACTTCCTCCTCCATACTGTCCCCTTCCCCTCCCAAGAACTAGGACTCCCCGACGGCATCGAGAACCTCTCAGACACCTTCGACGACGACACCTTCATGAAGGTGTTCAACGGTATGGACACTCTCCGTGAGCCCATTGAACACTTTCTGGGCCGCCACCCACCCGATTGTATCGTCGCTGACTTCATGTTCCCGTGGGTGGAGGACTTGGCCAACAAGCTCCGCGTCCCAAGGTTGGTCTTCAATGGCTTCTCCCTCTTCGCCATCTGCGCCGTCGAGTCCTTCAGGGCACACCCCGTCCCTCCCGATGCTTCCCCTCCCTTTCTCATCCATGACTTCCCTCACACTGTCACCATGAACGCAACCCCACCAACGCTTTTAAGGGAGGTCCTAGAGTCGACGCTTGAGGCAGAGCTCAGAAGCCACGGCATCATCCTCAACAATTTCGTGGAGCTCGACGGAGAAGAGTACGTCCAGTACTACGAGAGAACAACGGGGCACAAGGTCTGGCATCTTGGCCCTGCGTGTCTTCTTCACGGAACCGCTGAAGAAAAAGCGGAGAGAGGACAGAAGAGCGTGTTGAGCGTTCAGAAGTGCATGAGCTGGCTCGACTCTAAGAATCCAAACTCTGTGGTCTACATATGCTTTGGGAGTCTATGCTGCTTCCCGGATTGCCAGCTGTACGAGATAGCATGCGCGGTGGAAGCATCGGGTTGTGAATTCATATGGGTGGTACGGGAGAAGGAGgggaaagaggaggaggaagaaatgaaagaaaagtgGCTGCCAAAGGGGTTTGAGGAGAGGAATTCAAAGAAGGGAATTATCATAAGAGGGTGGGCCCCACAGGTTTTGATATTGAGGCACTCCGCCGTGGGTGGGTTTTTGTCTCACTGCGGGTGGAACTCTACTGTGGAAGCCATCAGTGCTGGGGTTCCGATGATAACGTGGCCAATGCACTCGGAACAGTTCTATAATGAAAAACTGATAACTGAGGTGCGCGGGGTTGGAGTGGAGGTTGGTGTAGACGAATGGAGGTCAACTGGCTATGGCCAAAGAGAGAAGGTTGTGGGAAGAGGTCGCATAGAGGTGGCTATAAGGAGGTTGATGGATGGTGGCAATGAATCCCAAGAAATCAGAGTGCGCGCTCAAGAGCTTGGGAAGAAGGCTAGAGCTGCTGTTCAAGAAGGTGGCTCATCCTTTAACAATTTCACAGCCTTGATTGATGAGCTTAAACGTTTGAGAGATTGCAagcatgaggattga
- the LOC127741061 gene encoding uncharacterized protein LOC127741061, translated as MKQQLPGVDAKLQKITEDKRREEKRSISARVFHSISFSAILSSSSSTVSLVRQSSPPHHASDDAATCFHRRRARRCLNAWSSDLKLAIALQQQDITTFQIYSKFSDGFKIKECRTVY; from the exons ATGAAGCAGCAGCTACCTGGCGTTGATGCTAAATTGCAGAAGATTACAGAagataagagaagagaagagaagagaagcaTTTCTGCTAgggtttttcattcaatttcatTCAGCGCCATTCTCTCATCCTCTTCCTCTACTGTATCTCTTGTTCGCCAATCCTCGCCGCCACATCACGCTTCAGACGACGCCGCAACCTGCTTCCACCGCCGCCGCGCAAGACGCTGCCTCAACGCTTGGAG TTCTGATCTGAAATTAGCAATAGCCTTGCAACAACAGGATATCACTACATTCCAAATAT ATTCTAAGTTTTCAGATGGCTTTAAGATCAAGGAATGCAGGACTGTCTACTAA